The genomic DNA GTTGATCGCATGGTTCGAAGCACTCTCGGCAACGAGGATGAAAGCTGCACCCCGAAGGAAGATTTCCCGGGTCGGCAACTTCTCCGCTCAAGCAAAAATCCATGGCAACATCTGGATCCGGATGAGGAACTGCCGCCAACAGGGCGCGGGAATAAGGATGCTTAGGCTGGTCAAAAAGCTCATCCGTTTCGGCCAGTTCGACAATACGCC from Puniceicoccus vermicola includes the following:
- a CDS encoding oligopeptide/dipeptide ABC transporter ATP-binding protein — translated: MNPALSKCHWGLTYLFVSHDLSVVRHICDRVAVMYAGRIVELAETDELFDQPKHPYSRALLAAVPHPDPDVAMDFCLSGEVADPGNLPSGCSFHPRCRECFEPCDQRSPELQRLSSGGCVSCHLYEGDGKLLG